CATGTCGATGCGTTCGGCCCAGTTGGCCGGCACGAACTTGTGCGCGCGCAGCAGCGTGCCATCGCGGCGATCGAGCACGTAGGCAAAGCCGTTGCGATCGAACTGCACCACCGAGGGAACTTCCTTGCCGTCGATGGTCAGGTCGACCAGGATCGGCTCGTTGATACCGTCGTAATCCCACTGGTCGAACGGGGTTTTCTGGTAGCCCCACACCGCTTCGCCGGTGTCGATCTTGCGGGCGAACAAGGTCATCGACCACTTGTTGTCATGCTCGCCGTTGTTGCATTCCTCATGCGAGGTCTTGCCGCAGCGGTACGACGGGCTCCACAGCCCCGGGTTGCCGGTGCCGTAGTAGAGCAACTTCAGCTTCGGGTCGTAGCTGTACCAGCCCCAGGCCGCACCGCCGCCGCGCTTCCATTCGTCGTTGGGAAAGGTCTTCACGCCCAGGTCGCCGAGCTGCCCATGTTGCGGGTTGGCCTTGTTGAAATCGGCGCCCAGGCAGATGGATTTGTCGGTGCCGGCCGCATCGCAGGACCACGCCTGCTTACCATCGGCCAGGTTGTAGGCGGCCACGCGCCCAAGCACGCCGAACTCGTTGCCGCTGATGCCGGCGATCACTTTGCCGTCGGCAATGATCGGCGCCATGGTGATGGTTTCGCCCTTGTCGGGGTGGCCAAGTTTCTGCTTCCACACTTCCTTGCCGGTCTTGGCATCGAGCGCGATCACATCGCCACTCAGGCTGCCGAACACCAGCTTGCCATCGGCATACGATGCGCCGCGGTTGACCGTGTCGCAGCACGCCACTGCCACCGAGCGTTCGTCCTGCTGCGGGGTGTATTTCCACAACACCTTGCCGCCGTCGTCCTGCGATGCCAGATCGATCGCGTACACGTTGTTGGGATACGCGCTGACCATGTACATGATGCTGCCGATCACCAGCGGTTGGCCTTCGTGGCCGCGCGTGGCGTCGGTCTTCATTTCCCACGACATCTTGAGGTTCTTGACGTTGTCGCGATTGATCTCCGCCAACGGGCTGTGGCGGGTCAAGGCGAAGTCGCGACCGACACCGCCCCAGTTATCCGGGTTGCTGGCGTTGGTGGTGAATTCGCCATCGGTATCGACCACTGCGGCCGCCGGCGCCGCTGCGGCAGGTGCCGCCGTTTGCGCAGGAGCGGCAGGTTCGGCCGGCGTGTCTTTCTTGCAGCCGGCCAGCACAGCGCTCAGTGCAAGCATGAGCAACACGCCGCCACGCGCGCTGCGACAGGAAGATTGGTGCATTGCGTCTACCCCTCTCGATTGAACAACCCGCTGGTTGAAGCATCCCGAGGCGCCGGCGTGACAGCGGCCGATCGCATCGCAGACGTCGGAAACGTCGAGGGAGATAGAGCAAAGCCCATGCCAGTGCACTGGTGCGCTGCACCACGTCGCGCTGACGCGGCTTTCACGTTGGTGACGCGGGCTTGTCCATCGGAGGTGTCACGGATATGGCACAGTTTGCGCCGTGCGTGCTGTGACACGGATGGAGCAGTTCGATATAGGAGGCTTGCGGATGGCCGTTATGGCGGGGCGTGGTGCCGGCCATTTCCGCCATCTCCTCCAGTCGCTGATTTCGCCGAGTAGCACGATTGGGAAGCACTCCACGGTGTGCGCATGCCATTCGGGCGCGGGATCACATCCAGGCGCGAAGCCGATGTCCAGCAGCCAATCGCCCAAACGGCGGCCAGGTGCGCCTCCTCGCCGGACAGCTGCATCGATGCCAGCGGTGCGGCGGCGAAGCGGCGAGGCGGGCTTCGCCCTAGATGCATCACGGACAGCCTGGCCGGACAACGCCAACCGCTGGCGACATGGGTGGCCGGTGCGTTGCCGACCGACGCCTGCGCATTGCCGGCCAGTGTGTCGATCGACGACCTTCGCCGCCTGTTCGCCGACCCGGCCTGCAGTTCCTGCGCCATCGCCCGGGCGTGCGGCTGCCGGACCCGGCCGGCGAAGCCACTGCAACGATCTATCTCTAACGAGCTCTTTGCCGAAAGTCGCCCTAGGAATTAGTCAGCGAAGCCCGGGACGTCCAGGCGTCGAATCAGCATCAGCTACCGCGCCTGACCAGCAAGACGGGAGGCTAACCCTGCCACTGCGCCAGCAGCTGCGCGCAGTCGCGCAAGCGCCAATCGGCCAGGCCGGGCCACGGGTCGCCCGGCGTGTTGACCAGGACGGTGCAGGCACCCACCGCGCGGCCGCAGGCCAGGTCATTGCAGTGGTCGCCCACCATCACCAGCGCGCTGCCTTCCACCGCCCAGCGGCGTGCGAAGTACTGCAATCCGTCCGGTGCGGGCTTGGGTGCGGCCTCGTCGCGGCCGACGATGTCGTCCCAGGCAAAGGCATCGCCCAGCCCGAGCGCCTGCAAGGTCACCTGCGCCAGCGTGCGGGCATTGCGCGTCAGCAGGCCCAGCCGGCAGCCGCTTGCCTGCAGCGCACGCACCAGCGCCACCGCGCCCGGCGCAGCACGCGCGCCTTCGGCCAGCGCGCGCTCGTGCTCCAGCAGCCAGGCGTGCTTGGCCTGCGACTGCGCCGCAGGCAAGGCGGCCAGGTGATGCAGGATGTCCGCCTCGGGCGGGATCTGCAGTTCTTTGCGGATCAGCGCGAAGTCGTGCACGGCCTCGGTCAGCGTGCCGTCCATGTCGAATACCCAATGCCGGCAGCTGCGCAAGGCCGGTGCAGCCCCTGCCGGAACGGTGCCATCCATGCGCTATTTCCAGCCCGGCAGTTGGGTGGTATCCAGCCCGCCCACCTCGAACTCGGCGGTGCGCGTGCCGCCGGCCTTGACCGGGAACGCGATGCTGATGCGCTTGGCGCCGCGCACCAGTTTCCACAGCGCCTTGTCGTCGTCGATAAACATGGCGATTGCCTCGTCGGTATCGGGGCGATGTGCCGCCATCGGGCGCGCGGCGCCACCGTCCACCGACACCTGCACCTTGCAGCCGCGGTAGCAATTGAAGTCGCCGGCCTTCAGCACGAGATAGCTGTGGCGCTTCCACTGCGGATGGTCGCGAAACACCAGGCTCACCGGCTTGGGGCCGCTGCCATCCACATCCACGCGCTGCTTGGCATCGATCATCGCCGAGCGCTGCGTGCCGCCCTTGGCCGGCACCTGCGAGTACTGCCACAGCGCCTGCATGCGGCGCAGCTCGCGCGCCTGCTCGCCCTTGGCCTTGATCTCGGCATAGCCGGCCTCCACGCGGGTAGCGGCCGGCGTGCCGGCGTAGCCTTCCAGCAGGGCGGCGCCATGCGCGCGCGCCATGTCCCAGTTCTGTGCCTGCACCGCTGCGTCGTACTGCTTGGCCAATGCCTCGGCCTCGTGTTCCTTGGCCTGCGCCTGCGCGGCTTCCTGCGCCTGGCGTTGCGCCTCGCGATCGGTGCAGCCACTCAGCGCCGCGACGCACAGGGCCGCACTCAACAGATATTTCATCGTCGACTCCAGGGCAAATTCAATGGCAACGATACCAGCCTGCCCCGATGGAATTGATCAAGGGCATGGGCGTATCGCGGTGACCGCAGCGCCCGCGATCAGACGGGGCGACCAAGCACCATAGGAGCGCACTTGTGGGCGATCGGGCTTTACCGGGAACGCCTCATCGCGCACAAGCGCGCTCCTACGGGGCGTGGAGCGTTTGAGGATGCGGCGTTGCGTGCGCAGAGGAGCCCACGCTCTCGTAGGAGCGCACTTGTGCGCGATCGGGCTTCACCGGGAATGCTTCATCGCGCGCGAGCGCGCTCCTACGGAGCGTGCAGCGTTTGAGGGTGCGGCATTGCCTGCGCAGAGGGGCCAACGCTCTCGTAGGAGCGCACTTGTGCGCGATGGGCTTTATCGGGAACGCGGCATCGCGCGCGAGCGCGCTCCTACGGAGCGTGCAGCGTTTGAGGATGCGGCGTTGCCTGCGCAGAGGGCCCACGCTCTCGTAGGAGCGCACTTGTGCGCGATGGGCTTTACCGGGAACGCCTCATCGCGCGCTAGCGCGCTCCTACAAGGGCGATTGCGCACACGCGAGACCGATGAAACAACGGGAGGGCGTAGGCAACGCCCTCCCCGGCCATTACGGCTGCGCTGGCGGCGCGGCCTTGGCCTTGGCGATCATCTCGGCCACCGACGCGGTGGTGATCGGGTGGTAGCTCGGCTTGGCCTTTTCGAAGGCCTGCTCGGCGAAGGTGATGCCGTCCGGGGTCTTCAGCAGCTCGGCATAGATCGGCAGCACCAGCTTGCGACGGCCGACGCGTTCGATGAACTCGCCCGCGGCCGGGCGTGCATCGATGTAGCCGCTGCGGATCGCCAACGGATACCAGCGCATGGCGATCTCGCCGTTGGGCGTGCCGGTGAAGTGGTAGGCATCGTCCAGCTGCTTGAGTTGTTCGGGCTTCAAAGTCGCGCCCATGCCGCTGAGGAAATGCACCCACTCCTGCGTGCCCCATTCGCCGGTGACCTGCTTGTTGGGCAGCGTGCCGCTACCGCTCCAGGCGATACGTGCGGTGTCCACGATCGAGAAGCTGCGCGAGCGTGCCTTGGCGGCGAAGGCCGGGATGCCCGGCTGCTTCAACCAGGCGTCCACTTCGGCCGCGCTCACCGTGTTGGGATGCTTGGCCAGCAGGTTCTTGTTGAGATAGTCGACGAACTGGTCGGTGGTCGCGCTCTGGAACGCATGATCGTCGAACCAGCCACGCAGGAACGGGTCGAACACCTCGCGCCCGAAGCGCTGTTCCAGGAACTGCAGGAACCACGCGCCCTTGACGTAGGCCACCTGGCTCAGCGCTTCATCCGGGTCGCGCTCGGCCAGCGGCGGCAGCGCCAGGGCCTGGTCGGCCGGCGCCATGCCCTTCACTTCGGCCAGCAAATCACCCTGGTCGATCTCGCGCTCCATCTCGGCCATCTCGTTGCCGTACAGCGCTTCGGTGATGCGGCCCTGCACGTAGGTGGTGAACCCTTCGTTCAGCCAGATGTCCTTCCAGCTCGCATTGGTCACCAGGTTGCCCGACCAGCTATGCGCCAGCTCGTGCGCCACCAGCGACACCAGCGACTTGTCGCCCACGATCACCGTCGGCGTGGCGAAGGTCAGGCGCGGGTTCTCCATGCCACCGAACGGGAACGACGGCGGCAGCACCAGCATGTCGTAACGGCCCCAGCGATACGGGCCGTAGAGTTTCTCGGCGGCACCGATCATCTTCTCGGTGTCTTCGAATTCCTTCGCAGCCTTGTCGGCCATGCTCGGCTCGGCCCACACGCCCGAGCGCGCGGAGATCGGCTTGAACACCACATCACCGGCAGCGATCGCCAGCAGATACGAGGGAATCGGCTCGGGCATCTTGAAGCTGTAGTCGCCGTCGCGCGCGGCCTTGGGGTCATTGTCGGCGCTCATCAGCACCATCACGTCCGGGCGCGAGGTCACATGCGCGCTATAGGTGAAGCGCACGCTCGGGGTGTCCTGCAGCGGCACCCAGCTGCGCGCATGGATCGCCTGCGACTGGCTGAACATGAAAGGCAGTTGCTTGCCTTCGGTCATCGCCGGCTCCAACCACTGCAGGCCCGATGCGGTGGGCGCGGTGTGGTAGGTGATGACGACCTTGGCCGGCTGGTTGGGGGTTTCGATGGTGAGCTTGCTGCCGAAGGTCTTGTCGGCCGGCGCCAGCGCGAACTGCAGTGGCGACAGCGTGCCCTTGCCATCGTCGGCCTGCACCTGGGCAATGCTGAGCTCGCGCGTGTCCAGCACCAGTTGCTTGGCGGCCTTGTCCTTCCAGTCCAGCGTGTAGGTGGCGGTGCCGCCGATCTGCTTGGCGTCGAAATCCAGCTTCAGATCCAGCGCCAGGTCCTTGATGACCACCAGCTGCGGCTGGGCGTAGGAGCTTTCGTCGTGGTTGCGGGCGTCTGCTTTCACGGGAGCCTTGGCGGTGGCGGCCGGGGCGGCGGCAGTGGACGCCGGCGGCGTGGATTCGTTGGAACAGCCGGCCAATGCAATGGACACGGCCAGGGACAGCGACAGGAACGGGAAGCGCATCGAAGGCACCGCAGCAAAGGAATTGGTCATTTTAGCGCCCTCGCCCGGCCGCTGCCCGTGCTGCCGTGGGCCGATCACGCCACCGGATGGCTGCGCGGGGCGTCGTGGCCATCGCGCACCAGCCGCCGGCCACCGGAGAACTTGGCGCGGTACATCGCCGCATCCGCACGCCGATACAGCTCGGTGGCGTCGATCCCCACCTCGCACACCGCACTGCCGGCGCTCACGTGCAGCGGCGCCTCTTCGGCATCTTCGCGCTCCAGCATCGACAGCCACTGATTGAGCTTGAGCGTGGCTTCGTCTTCGGAGGCATGCACGCCGATCAGGAATTCGTCGCCGCCCCAGCGGCCGATCCAGTCCTGCGCACCCAGCCAGCCGTAGGCCGATTCGACCAGGCGCACCAGCACGCGGTCGCCGGCCAGGTGGCCGAAGCGGTCGTTGATCGGCTTGAGGTTGTCCATGTCCAGCACGAACAGCACGAACGGCCAGCCTTCGCGTTGCGCGGCGGTCACCGAATCGCGCATGGCCTGCTCGCAACCGCGGCGATTCAGGGCTTCGGTAAGCGGGTCGAACAGCGCGTGCCGCTTGAGATCGCGCATGCCCGCGTCGATGCCGCGCAGGCTGCGGTTGATGCCGCGCAACAGGCGGCCCAGTTCGTCATCGCCGTGCTCGGGCAGCGTGGGCAAGCGTTGATCGGCGTAGTACGCATCCAGCGCATCGGCGGCGATGCGCAGCGGCGCCAGCAAGCGATACAGCGCCGAGAGCGTCAATGCGGTGCCGGCCAGCGTGGCCAGCAAGGCCACGATCACCACCGACCACAGCGGCCGCCCGTCCAGCTCGCTTTGCGCGGCCAGCCAGGCGATCAGCAACAACAAAGGCAGATGGATGCCGACGAACGTCACCGCCAACAGCTTGGCGCTGAAGGAGCGGGGAAACAGGCGCGACAGCCCGGCGTACAAGCGCATCCATGTCTCCGGCAAAAAGAACGTCTAGTGTCGCCGACGGTTTGTGGAGCCAACGCGATGGATGTCTCAAAATTCCGTCGGTCAGCGCGCGCAAATGCGTCGATTCACGCGCGCAAGCGAACCCAAGCGTGCATGCAGCGAGGAGTGCAGTGGAGCGACACCGGCGCGCTGGCACGCGCCGGCCGGTGCATCAGATCTTGTAGCCGGAATGGATAGCCACGATGCCGCCGGTGAGATTCTTGTAGTGGCACCGCGCAAAGCCTGCCTCGCCCATCATGCCCTTGAGCGAATCCTGCGGCGGGTGCTTGCGGATGCTCTCGGCCAGGTACTGGTAGCTGTCGGCATCGCGCGCGAACAGCTGGCCCAGCTTGGGCAGGATCTTGAACGAATGGAAGTCGTAGATCGGCTTGAACCAGTCGGCGGTGACTTCGGAAAATTCGAGCACGCGTGCCTGTCCACCTACCTTCAACACGCGGTACATCTCGCGCAGCGCGGCGTCCTTGTCGGTGACGTTGCGCAGGCCGAAGGAGATGGTCACCAGGTCGAAGCTCTGATCCGGGAACGGCAGCGCTTCGGCATTGCATTGCACGTAATCGAAGCCGGCCACCAGGCCGCGGTTGGTCAGGCGGTCGCGGCCCACCGAGAGCATCCCGGCGTTGATGTCGCCCAGCACCACCGCGCCTTCGTTGCCCACGCGCTCCTTGAGCAGCACGGCGATATCGCCGGTACCGCCGGCCAGATCCAGCACGCGGTCGCCCGGCTTCACCTGCGCGGTGGCCACGAAGTAGCGCTTCCACGCACGGTGGATGCCCAGGCTCATCAGATCGTTCATCAGGTCGTAGTTGCGTGCGACCGAGGTGAACACTTCGCCGACCAGCTTCTGCTTGTCCTTTGCTGCGACGTCGCGGAAGCCGAAATGGGTAGTACCGGAGGTGTAGGGAGATTCGCTCATGGGCGGATTATCGCACTGCTGACGCCACCATGACCGCAACGGGACCACAATCGCGGCTCTTCCTGCGACGGCCCCAGCGAGCACTTGGTGCGCGACAAGTACGTTCAGCGCGACTGGCAGCCCCATGAGAAGCCCACCCTGCCCGGGTCGGCCTCCACGCCGCTGCACCCGACCCGGCGACGCATCCAGTACGGCCTGGTCGGCGTGGTGGTGGCGCTGACCGGTGGGCTGAGCAATGCGCTGGTCACTGCCAACCTGCCCTATCTGCAAGGCACGCTGGGGGCGTACGCCACTGAAATGGCCTGGCTGCCGGCCGCCTACGTGATGACCAACATGTCGGCCAACCTGCTGCTGGTGAAGTTCCGCCAGCAGTTCGGGCTGCGGCGGTTCACCGAGATCTTCCTGGCGCTGTATGCGGTGATTGCCTTCGCGCACCTGTTCGTGCACAGCCTGAGTTCGGCCATCACCGTGCGGGCCGCCCACGGGCTGGTGGGCGCGGCGCTCAGCTCGTTGGGGCTGTACTACGTGATCCAGGCGTTCCCGGCCAAATACCGGCTCAAGGCGGTGGTGACCGGGCTGGGGCTCACCCAGCTGGCACTGCCACTGGCGCGGGTGTTTTCCACCGACCTGCTGGAATTTGGCGAATGGCAGGGGCTGTATCTGTTCGAATTCGGCCTGGCGGTGTTTGCGCTGGCCTGCGTGCTGGCGCTCAAGCTGCCGCCGAGCGACCGGTACCGCGTATTCGAGCCGTTGGACTTCCTCACCTTCAGCCTGTTCGCTGCCGGCGCGGCGGGATTGGCCGCGGTGCTCTCGCTGGGCCGGCTGCTGTGGTGGACCAGCACGCCGTGGCTGGGCGTGGTGCTGGCGGCCTCCATCGTGCTGCTGTGCGCGGCCGCATGGATCGAACACAACCGCCGCAATCCGATGATCAACACGCGCTGGCTGGCCAGTGCCGACATGCTGCGCCTGGGCCTGGCAATCCTGCTGATCCGCCTGGTGCTGTCCGAACAGAGCACCGGTGCGATCGGCTTCTTCCAGACTCTGGGGTTGGCGAACACCCAATTGCAGACCTTGTTCGCGCTGATGTTGCTGGGCGCGGTGGTGGGCGTGGTGGCCAGTGCCTTGCTGATCAATCCGGCGCGCATTGCAGAGCACCTGATCATCGCGGTGGCGGCGATCTGCATCGGCTGCTTCATGGATGCGCGCGCCACCAGCCTGACCCGGCCGGAACAGATGTATGTCAGCCAGTTTCTGCTGGCGTTCGGCAGCACCTTCTTCGTGGGCCCGGCGATGGTGGCCGGCATCGGCCGCGTAGTCACCCAGCCGCGCAACCTGATCAGTTTCATCGTGTTGTTCGGCATGGCGCAGAACATGGGCGGCCTGCTCGGCAGCGCGCTGCTGGGCACGCTGCAGGTGGTGCGCGAGAAATATCACTCCAGCCAATTGGTCGAGCACCTGGTGCTCACCGACCCACAGGTGGCCGCGCGCGTGCAGGCCTATGCCAGCGTGTACGGGCGCGCGATCGGCGACCCGGCCCTGCGCCAGGCGCAAGGCGTGCGTGCACTGGGCACGGTGGCCACCCGCGAAGCCAACGTACTGGCCTATAACGATGTGTTCCTGTTGATCGGCTGCATTGCCATTGCCACCGGGTTGTGGATTCTCTCCGTGCTGGTGTGGCGCCGTTATCTGCGCCCGCCGGTTGCCCCCTCTCCTTCTGTTCCGACTGCGCGCCCATGAATACACCTGCCGACACCGCTCCAACCGCCGCACAGAGACGGCGTCGCCGTCGCCGCCGTCTGTATGGCGTGCTCGGGTTCGGTGGGCTTGCGCTGATCGGCGTGGCGTTGGTGCTGTATGCGTGGCGGCTGCCG
The nucleotide sequence above comes from Xanthomonas campestris pv. campestris str. ATCC 33913. Encoded proteins:
- a CDS encoding PQQ-dependent dehydrogenase, methanol/ethanol family, encoding MHQSSCRSARGGVLLMLALSAVLAGCKKDTPAEPAAPAQTAAPAAAAPAAAVVDTDGEFTTNASNPDNWGGVGRDFALTRHSPLAEINRDNVKNLKMSWEMKTDATRGHEGQPLVIGSIMYMVSAYPNNVYAIDLASQDDGGKVLWKYTPQQDERSVAVACCDTVNRGASYADGKLVFGSLSGDVIALDAKTGKEVWKQKLGHPDKGETITMAPIIADGKVIAGISGNEFGVLGRVAAYNLADGKQAWSCDAAGTDKSICLGADFNKANPQHGQLGDLGVKTFPNDEWKRGGGAAWGWYSYDPKLKLLYYGTGNPGLWSPSYRCGKTSHEECNNGEHDNKWSMTLFARKIDTGEAVWGYQKTPFDQWDYDGINEPILVDLTIDGKEVPSVVQFDRNGFAYVLDRRDGTLLRAHKFVPANWAERIDMKTGRPVKVAAHSPLERGKKVQAFPSAMGGKDQQPCSVDPANSAVFFCGTNNWHMELEPQERGNTMMGLPYVFANVMMKPNEPGALGIVKAFDVVEGKSKWEIKEKFPVWSGTLVTDGGLVFYGTLDGWFRAVDKDTGKKLWEMKLPSDTPRVS
- a CDS encoding HAD family hydrolase encodes the protein MDGTVPAGAAPALRSCRHWVFDMDGTLTEAVHDFALIRKELQIPPEADILHHLAALPAAQSQAKHAWLLEHERALAEGARAAPGAVALVRALQASGCRLGLLTRNARTLAQVTLQALGLGDAFAWDDIVGRDEAAPKPAPDGLQYFARRWAVEGSALVMVGDHCNDLACGRAVGACTVLVNTPGDPWPGLADWRLRDCAQLLAQWQG
- a CDS encoding M1 family metallopeptidase, with product MRFPFLSLSLAVSIALAGCSNESTPPASTAAAPAATAKAPVKADARNHDESSYAQPQLVVIKDLALDLKLDFDAKQIGGTATYTLDWKDKAAKQLVLDTRELSIAQVQADDGKGTLSPLQFALAPADKTFGSKLTIETPNQPAKVVITYHTAPTASGLQWLEPAMTEGKQLPFMFSQSQAIHARSWVPLQDTPSVRFTYSAHVTSRPDVMVLMSADNDPKAARDGDYSFKMPEPIPSYLLAIAAGDVVFKPISARSGVWAEPSMADKAAKEFEDTEKMIGAAEKLYGPYRWGRYDMLVLPPSFPFGGMENPRLTFATPTVIVGDKSLVSLVAHELAHSWSGNLVTNASWKDIWLNEGFTTYVQGRITEALYGNEMAEMEREIDQGDLLAEVKGMAPADQALALPPLAERDPDEALSQVAYVKGAWFLQFLEQRFGREVFDPFLRGWFDDHAFQSATTDQFVDYLNKNLLAKHPNTVSAAEVDAWLKQPGIPAFAAKARSRSFSIVDTARIAWSGSGTLPNKQVTGEWGTQEWVHFLSGMGATLKPEQLKQLDDAYHFTGTPNGEIAMRWYPLAIRSGYIDARPAAGEFIERVGRRKLVLPIYAELLKTPDGITFAEQAFEKAKPSYHPITTASVAEMIAKAKAAPPAQP
- a CDS encoding GGDEF domain-containing protein; this translates as MRLYAGLSRLFPRSFSAKLLAVTFVGIHLPLLLLIAWLAAQSELDGRPLWSVVIVALLATLAGTALTLSALYRLLAPLRIAADALDAYYADQRLPTLPEHGDDELGRLLRGINRSLRGIDAGMRDLKRHALFDPLTEALNRRGCEQAMRDSVTAAQREGWPFVLFVLDMDNLKPINDRFGHLAGDRVLVRLVESAYGWLGAQDWIGRWGGDEFLIGVHASEDEATLKLNQWLSMLEREDAEEAPLHVSAGSAVCEVGIDATELYRRADAAMYRAKFSGGRRLVRDGHDAPRSHPVA
- the ubiE gene encoding bifunctional demethylmenaquinone methyltransferase/2-methoxy-6-polyprenyl-1,4-benzoquinol methylase UbiE → MSESPYTSGTTHFGFRDVAAKDKQKLVGEVFTSVARNYDLMNDLMSLGIHRAWKRYFVATAQVKPGDRVLDLAGGTGDIAVLLKERVGNEGAVVLGDINAGMLSVGRDRLTNRGLVAGFDYVQCNAEALPFPDQSFDLVTISFGLRNVTDKDAALREMYRVLKVGGQARVLEFSEVTADWFKPIYDFHSFKILPKLGQLFARDADSYQYLAESIRKHPPQDSLKGMMGEAGFARCHYKNLTGGIVAIHSGYKI
- a CDS encoding MFS transporter; translated protein: MRDKYVQRDWQPHEKPTLPGSASTPLHPTRRRIQYGLVGVVVALTGGLSNALVTANLPYLQGTLGAYATEMAWLPAAYVMTNMSANLLLVKFRQQFGLRRFTEIFLALYAVIAFAHLFVHSLSSAITVRAAHGLVGAALSSLGLYYVIQAFPAKYRLKAVVTGLGLTQLALPLARVFSTDLLEFGEWQGLYLFEFGLAVFALACVLALKLPPSDRYRVFEPLDFLTFSLFAAGAAGLAAVLSLGRLLWWTSTPWLGVVLAASIVLLCAAAWIEHNRRNPMINTRWLASADMLRLGLAILLIRLVLSEQSTGAIGFFQTLGLANTQLQTLFALMLLGAVVGVVASALLINPARIAEHLIIAVAAICIGCFMDARATSLTRPEQMYVSQFLLAFGSTFFVGPAMVAGIGRVVTQPRNLISFIVLFGMAQNMGGLLGSALLGTLQVVREKYHSSQLVEHLVLTDPQVAARVQAYASVYGRAIGDPALRQAQGVRALGTVATREANVLAYNDVFLLIGCIAIATGLWILSVLVWRRYLRPPVAPSPSVPTARP